One genomic segment of Desulfomicrobium sp. ZS1 includes these proteins:
- a CDS encoding inositol monophosphatase family protein has product MDKQLVNGFLACVRQAGGVVRTQWNDAKEITFKGRIDLVTQTDLAVEKLLLAGLPALLPGSTVLAEESHESLDPGALTWIVDPVDGTTNYAHGLPIVAVSVALWKDGQVALGAVYVPMLEELFWAVRGQGAFLNGSRIGVSTEGNMQNSLIATGFPYSFYTEVDQICLRLRRVLLASQGIRRLGSAAVDLAYTACGRFEGYYETGLKPWDTAAGWLLVEEAGGTVSGLDGDYGLGGHMIVATNGSIHDELLALLRLEGAADCAC; this is encoded by the coding sequence ATGGATAAACAGTTGGTGAACGGTTTTTTGGCCTGTGTCCGGCAGGCAGGCGGGGTGGTGCGTACGCAGTGGAACGACGCCAAGGAGATCACCTTCAAGGGGCGCATCGACTTGGTCACCCAGACCGACCTGGCAGTGGAGAAGCTGCTGCTGGCGGGATTGCCGGCATTGCTCCCCGGGTCCACTGTCCTGGCCGAGGAGTCACATGAGTCCCTTGATCCCGGCGCGTTGACCTGGATCGTGGATCCGGTGGACGGCACCACCAACTACGCCCACGGTCTGCCTATCGTGGCCGTGTCCGTGGCCCTGTGGAAGGACGGGCAGGTTGCCCTGGGCGCGGTCTATGTGCCTATGCTTGAGGAACTTTTTTGGGCAGTGCGCGGCCAGGGCGCTTTTTTGAACGGATCGCGCATCGGCGTCAGCACGGAAGGAAATATGCAGAATTCCCTCATCGCCACTGGATTTCCGTATTCCTTCTATACCGAGGTGGATCAGATTTGCCTGCGGCTGCGGCGGGTCTTGCTGGCCTCCCAGGGCATCCGGCGTCTGGGTTCGGCGGCCGTGGATCTGGCCTACACGGCCTGCGGACGGTTCGAGGGCTACTACGAGACTGGTCTCAAACCCTGGGACACGGCGGCCGGCTGGCTGCTGGTGGAGGAAGCGGGAGGGACGGTCAGCGGACTGGACGGCGACTACGGTCTTGGCGGCCACATGATCGTGGCCACCAACGGCTCCATTCATGATGAACTGCTGGCCTTGCTCCGTCTTGAGGGCGCAGCGGACTGCGCCTGCTGA
- a CDS encoding thiazole synthase, whose translation MNHTDIFEIGGKRLGSRLFTGTGKYGNDALIPAVCEASGSQVITVALRRVDLDKSADNVMRHIPKHMTLLPNTSGARNADEAVRVARLARAMGCGDWIKIEVISDNHYLLPDGYETARATEILANEGFVVLPYMNPDLYVARSLADAGAAAIMPLGAPIGTNRGLKTEEMIRILIEEMDLPIIVDAGIGTPSQACQAMEMGAAACLVNTAIATASDPVLMGRAFGRAVAAGREAWLAGPGAVATLAQASSPLTGFLDQTEGAS comes from the coding sequence ATGAATCATACCGATATATTCGAAATCGGCGGCAAGCGCCTTGGCAGCCGCCTCTTCACCGGCACCGGCAAGTACGGCAACGACGCCCTCATCCCGGCCGTATGCGAAGCCTCCGGATCGCAGGTCATCACCGTGGCCCTGCGCCGGGTGGACCTGGACAAGAGCGCGGACAACGTCATGCGCCACATCCCGAAGCACATGACCCTGCTGCCCAACACCTCCGGGGCACGCAACGCCGACGAGGCCGTGCGCGTTGCCCGCCTGGCCAGGGCCATGGGCTGCGGGGACTGGATCAAGATCGAGGTCATCTCCGACAACCACTACCTCCTGCCCGACGGCTATGAGACTGCCAGGGCCACGGAAATCCTGGCCAATGAGGGATTCGTGGTCCTGCCGTACATGAACCCCGACCTCTATGTAGCCCGCTCCCTGGCCGACGCCGGAGCGGCGGCGATCATGCCTCTGGGCGCGCCCATCGGCACCAACCGGGGCCTTAAGACCGAAGAGATGATCCGCATCCTCATCGAAGAGATGGATCTGCCCATCATTGTCGATGCAGGGATCGGCACCCCCAGCCAGGCCTGCCAGGCCATGGAGATGGGGGCAGCGGCCTGCCTGGTCAACACGGCCATCGCCACGGCCTCGGACCCCGTGCTCATGGGACGGGCTTTCGGGCGGGCAGTGGCCGCAGGCCGCGAAGCCTGGCTCGCCGGGCCCGGAGCCGTCGCCACCCTGGCGCAGGCATCCTCGCCCTTGACCGGATTTCTGGACCAGACGGAAGGCGCATCATGA
- a CDS encoding hydantoinase/oxoprolinase family protein: MLIGIDVGGTHTDGVCIRDGRVEAMAKVPTDHDNLLATITEALRAILKDCKSAEIRTINLSTTLSTNAIVTGHTEKVGMFVIPGPGIDANAYALGNQYHILSGCVDHRGAISAKVRVDQIRPMAARCREEGIRVYGVVGKFCTRNPEQETAIAEALAPQSDFVTQGHRVSESLNFGRRISTVYYNSAVWRTFNAFADALEQSLKDLNIQADINIVKADGGTMPLKLAREIPVQSIFSGPAASVMGILSTSPVTEDALILDIGGTTTDMAVLLDGVPLLERDGISIGEHPTLVRALKVESIGIGGDSFISSRDGQLRVGPDRHGPCMAAGGPAPALMDAMNVLGHAAFGDRERSAKGIKEVAMIQGLSARECAEQAVSLAMDILKKRVSAFLTAINARPVYTIQEILEDRVVRPASILVIGGPAVAMVPLLEETFGLPVVAPRHAEVANAIGACLTRPTQSLVLTVDTSRGSFTVPGLGIHKTVKRTYTLEEAVHDATTLLRAELDRQGIPAEDGDIQVIQADAFNMVEGHYTIGRNIRVRCQMRPGVITTLAS; this comes from the coding sequence ATGCTTATCGGAATCGATGTCGGAGGAACCCACACGGACGGCGTCTGCATCCGGGACGGCCGGGTGGAAGCCATGGCCAAGGTCCCCACGGATCACGACAACCTGCTCGCGACCATCACCGAGGCGTTGCGCGCCATCCTGAAAGATTGCAAGAGCGCGGAAATCCGCACCATCAACCTGAGCACTACCCTATCCACCAACGCCATCGTCACCGGCCACACCGAAAAAGTGGGCATGTTCGTCATTCCCGGACCGGGAATCGACGCGAACGCCTACGCGCTGGGCAACCAGTACCATATCCTGTCCGGTTGCGTTGACCATCGTGGGGCCATCTCCGCCAAGGTCCGGGTGGATCAGATCAGGCCCATGGCCGCGCGCTGCCGCGAAGAAGGCATCCGTGTCTACGGGGTGGTAGGCAAGTTCTGCACACGCAATCCTGAACAGGAAACGGCCATTGCCGAGGCCCTCGCCCCTCAGAGCGATTTCGTGACCCAGGGACACCGCGTATCCGAATCGCTGAATTTCGGACGGCGCATCAGCACCGTCTATTACAACTCCGCCGTATGGCGGACCTTCAACGCTTTTGCCGACGCCCTGGAGCAAAGCCTCAAAGACTTGAACATTCAGGCCGACATCAACATCGTCAAGGCCGACGGCGGGACCATGCCACTCAAGCTGGCCCGGGAAATCCCGGTGCAATCCATCTTTTCCGGCCCGGCAGCCTCGGTCATGGGCATCCTCAGCACCTCTCCGGTGACCGAGGACGCGCTGATCCTCGACATCGGCGGCACGACCACGGACATGGCCGTATTGCTCGACGGCGTGCCCCTGCTTGAACGCGACGGCATCTCCATCGGCGAACACCCGACCCTGGTCCGGGCACTCAAGGTCGAATCCATCGGCATCGGCGGAGACTCGTTCATCAGCTCCCGCGATGGGCAACTTCGGGTCGGACCGGATCGTCACGGGCCGTGCATGGCTGCCGGCGGCCCCGCCCCGGCGCTCATGGACGCCATGAACGTCCTCGGCCACGCCGCCTTCGGCGACCGCGAACGCTCGGCCAAGGGCATCAAGGAAGTGGCCATGATCCAGGGGCTCTCCGCCCGCGAGTGTGCCGAACAGGCTGTCAGCCTGGCCATGGACATTCTGAAGAAAAGGGTTTCCGCTTTTCTGACGGCCATCAATGCCCGTCCGGTCTACACCATTCAAGAAATTCTGGAGGACCGGGTGGTACGCCCCGCAAGCATCCTGGTCATCGGCGGACCGGCCGTAGCCATGGTCCCGCTCCTGGAAGAAACCTTCGGCCTGCCCGTGGTGGCCCCCAGGCACGCCGAGGTGGCCAACGCCATCGGCGCATGCCTGACCCGGCCGACCCAGTCCCTGGTTCTGACCGTGGACACCTCGCGCGGCAGCTTCACGGTGCCGGGCCTTGGCATCCACAAGACCGTCAAGCGCACCTACACCCTGGAAGAGGCCGTGCACGACGCCACCACCTTGCTGCGGGCCGAACTGGACCGCCAGGGCATCCCGGCCGAGGACGGCGACATCCAGGTCATCCAGGCCGACGCCTTCAACATGGTCGAGGGACACTACACCATCGGCCGCAACATCCGCGTCCGCTGCCAGATGCGCCCCGGCGTCATCACCACCCTGGCATCCTGA
- a CDS encoding ABC transporter permease encodes MKHAPTIIVLAFLFLLPVVVLILQAGAPGWRFPELLPELTFDGLRFLAARPKPFLTALASSLGYSLTTVAVTLAMTILPAQVLAFRSFPGKNLLEGLLLLPALVPAMTFSMGLHFIFIKIGLADTTPGVILVLSMIGYPYMLRALTTGYTLMGREYAVCARNLGASKRRVFLEVEMPQLLPAMAAGASVVFLVAFSEYFLVFLIGGGSVASFTGYLFPLITSSNRGLGALITLVFLAVPIILFIVLELGLYRYHRKRWMR; translated from the coding sequence GTGAAACACGCGCCGACCATCATCGTTCTGGCGTTCCTCTTCCTGCTGCCGGTCGTCGTGCTGATCCTGCAGGCCGGTGCGCCCGGCTGGCGTTTTCCCGAACTTTTGCCGGAGCTGACTTTTGACGGGCTCCGTTTCCTCGCGGCTCGCCCAAAACCGTTCCTGACGGCGCTGGCCAGTTCCCTGGGCTATTCCCTGACGACCGTGGCCGTGACCTTGGCCATGACCATCCTGCCCGCACAGGTGCTGGCCTTCCGTTCATTCCCCGGCAAAAACCTGCTCGAAGGCCTGCTCCTGCTCCCGGCCCTGGTTCCGGCCATGACCTTTTCCATGGGCCTGCACTTCATCTTCATCAAAATTGGCCTGGCCGACACCACGCCCGGCGTGATCCTGGTCCTGTCCATGATCGGCTACCCGTACATGCTGCGCGCCCTGACCACGGGCTACACCCTCATGGGCCGCGAGTACGCAGTCTGCGCCCGCAACCTGGGCGCATCAAAACGGCGAGTCTTTCTGGAAGTGGAGATGCCGCAGCTCCTCCCGGCCATGGCGGCGGGCGCAAGCGTGGTCTTTCTGGTGGCGTTCTCCGAATATTTCCTGGTCTTTCTGATCGGAGGCGGAAGCGTCGCGTCCTTCACGGGCTATCTCTTCCCGCTCATCACCTCCTCCAACCGGGGCCTCGGAGCGCTTATCACTCTGGTCTTCCTGGCCGTGCCCATCATCCTCTTCATTGTGCTGGAACTGGGGCTGTACAGGTACCACCGCAAACGATGGATGCGGTAG
- a CDS encoding ABC transporter ATP-binding protein: MNANGPMDVLLRVKALGKRFGADTVFEGVSFDVDRGGLVSLVGPSGAGKTTLLHIIAGLQIPDSGTVEHLDEGKPQAILVFQDYVLFPNMTVFQNIAFGLKARGLSKAAIQGKVMPLLGYFHLEDRAGAYPAQLSGGQKQRVAIARAMVLEPSLLLLDEPFANLDRNLKMETALFIRSTQRAFGITTICVTHDLQEALAMSDRIGVMLGGRLRQFAPPLEVYRRPVDMDTARFLGPVNTIGHSLARLLGLETCWLRPEALRLQKDVDGPGTVTAAHFAGHYLSYTVRVLDQELVIYALEPMAQPGDRVRIHISNQYPPIVGDSFPEDSCA, from the coding sequence TTGAACGCTAACGGACCCATGGATGTTCTGCTGCGGGTAAAGGCCCTGGGCAAACGTTTCGGCGCGGACACGGTCTTTGAGGGCGTGAGCTTCGACGTGGACCGGGGCGGCCTCGTGTCCCTGGTCGGTCCCTCGGGCGCGGGCAAGACCACGCTCCTGCACATCATCGCGGGACTCCAGATCCCGGACAGCGGGACGGTCGAACATCTGGACGAAGGCAAGCCCCAGGCCATCCTGGTCTTTCAGGACTACGTGCTCTTCCCGAACATGACGGTGTTCCAGAACATCGCCTTCGGCCTGAAAGCGCGCGGGCTGTCCAAGGCCGCCATCCAGGGTAAGGTCATGCCTTTGCTTGGCTATTTTCATCTTGAGGACCGGGCCGGCGCCTACCCGGCCCAGCTCTCGGGCGGGCAGAAGCAGCGCGTGGCCATCGCCCGGGCCATGGTCCTGGAACCATCCTTGCTGCTCCTGGACGAACCCTTCGCCAACCTCGACCGCAACCTGAAGATGGAGACTGCCCTCTTCATCCGCTCCACCCAGCGCGCCTTCGGCATCACCACGATCTGCGTGACCCACGACCTGCAGGAAGCACTTGCCATGTCCGACCGCATCGGGGTCATGCTCGGAGGCAGGTTGCGGCAATTCGCTCCGCCGCTGGAGGTCTACCGGCGGCCCGTGGACATGGACACGGCCCGCTTTCTGGGTCCGGTCAACACCATCGGCCATTCCCTGGCCCGGCTCCTGGGGCTTGAGACGTGCTGGCTGCGACCGGAAGCCCTGCGCCTGCAAAAGGATGTGGACGGACCCGGCACCGTCACGGCCGCGCACTTCGCGGGCCACTATCTCTCCTACACCGTGCGCGTCCTGGATCAGGAGCTTGTGATCTACGCCCTGGAACCCATGGCCCAGCCCGGCGACAGGGTGCGCATCCACATTTCAAACCAGTATCCGCCGATTGTGGGCGACTCTTTCCCGGAGGATTCATGCGCGTAA
- the thiS gene encoding sulfur carrier protein ThiS, with amino-acid sequence MHITVNGRTQDIEPGRTLHELLLSMNLDPSVVVAELNQDIVPGDKFASTNLSAGDRLELLSFVGGG; translated from the coding sequence ATGCACATCACCGTCAACGGACGCACGCAGGATATCGAGCCCGGCCGGACCCTGCACGAGCTGCTCCTTTCCATGAACCTCGATCCATCCGTGGTCGTAGCCGAACTGAACCAGGACATCGTGCCCGGCGATAAATTCGCTTCCACCAACCTGAGCGCCGGCGACCGGCTCGAACTGCTGAGCTTTGTCGGCGGAGGCTGA
- a CDS encoding histone deacetylase, giving the protein MLTAQSSLGIIFFPAFDWAISPTHPEREERLLYTQDQFREEGIFDIEGIREYRPLVAEEKDIMRAHFCFPSVQSVCTDSHFISAGGVIRAAQLVMQKERQRAFAVVRPPGHHAMRTVHGSRGFCNINIEAVMIEWIREHYGNLRVAVVDTDCHHGDGTQDIYWHDPDVLFISLHQDGRTLYPGTGFPSESGGPKALGRTINVPMPPRTSDEGYLMTVERIVMPILDHFKPDLIINSAGQDNHFSDPITNMNFTAQGYAKLTQMLKPDIAVLEGGYAIKGALPYVNLGISLALAGVDFSAVQEPDLDREKIREQKSTIDYLSALCDQLPDIYFNPRPSEAVRENGYFVRRRSIYYDTDDITETQVERLKDCPHCPGLLIVESETAKTPKSLGLHVPVQGCDMCSQEAEERFVKSRQAGFAHAQISDRVTKRYEYAK; this is encoded by the coding sequence ATGCTCACCGCACAATCAAGCCTTGGCATCATATTCTTCCCGGCCTTCGACTGGGCCATTTCTCCCACCCATCCCGAACGGGAGGAACGTCTGCTCTACACCCAGGACCAATTCCGGGAAGAGGGCATCTTCGACATCGAGGGCATCCGCGAATACCGACCCCTGGTGGCCGAAGAAAAAGACATCATGCGCGCCCACTTCTGTTTTCCCAGCGTGCAATCGGTCTGCACCGACTCCCATTTCATCTCCGCCGGAGGCGTGATCCGCGCCGCCCAGCTGGTCATGCAAAAGGAGAGGCAACGCGCCTTCGCGGTAGTCCGCCCTCCCGGACACCACGCCATGCGCACGGTCCACGGCAGCAGGGGGTTCTGCAACATCAACATCGAAGCGGTCATGATCGAGTGGATCCGCGAACACTACGGCAACCTGCGCGTGGCCGTCGTCGATACGGACTGTCACCACGGCGACGGCACCCAGGACATCTACTGGCATGACCCCGACGTGCTCTTCATTTCCCTGCACCAGGACGGTCGCACCCTCTATCCCGGCACGGGCTTCCCTTCGGAATCCGGAGGCCCCAAGGCCCTGGGCCGGACCATCAACGTGCCCATGCCCCCGCGCACCTCGGACGAAGGCTACCTGATGACCGTGGAACGCATCGTCATGCCCATCCTCGATCACTTCAAGCCGGACCTGATCATCAACTCCGCCGGGCAGGACAACCATTTCTCCGACCCCATCACCAACATGAACTTCACGGCCCAAGGGTACGCAAAACTGACCCAGATGCTCAAGCCCGACATCGCCGTGCTTGAAGGCGGATACGCCATCAAGGGTGCGCTGCCCTACGTCAACCTGGGCATCAGCCTGGCCCTGGCCGGCGTGGATTTCTCGGCGGTACAGGAGCCGGATCTGGACCGCGAAAAGATTCGCGAGCAGAAATCGACCATCGACTACCTGAGCGCCCTCTGCGACCAGCTACCCGATATCTATTTCAACCCCAGGCCCTCGGAGGCCGTGCGCGAAAACGGATATTTCGTGCGCCGCCGCTCCATCTACTACGACACCGACGACATCACCGAGACCCAGGTCGAGCGCCTGAAGGACTGTCCGCACTGTCCGGGCCTCCTCATCGTCGAGAGCGAAACCGCCAAGACGCCAAAATCCCTGGGCTTGCACGTCCCGGTCCAGGGCTGCGACATGTGCAGCCAGGAAGCCGAGGAACGTTTCGTCAAATCCCGCCAGGCCGGATTCGCCCACGCCCAAATCTCGGACCGCGTGACCAAAAGATACGAATACGCCAAGTAA
- a CDS encoding adenylate kinase, whose product MNILIFGPNGSGKGTQGSLVKKKYDLDHIESGAIFRKHIGGGTELGMKAKAFIDRGELVPDDITIPMVLDVLKSASPNGWLLDGFPRSIVQAQKLWEALQADGVKLDFVIEILLPREVAKNRIMGRRLCKNDNNHPNNIFIDAIKPNGDKCRVCGGELTARADDQDEDAIDKRHNIYYDTKTGTLAASYYYKNLSKEFGFKYIELDGEGPIDDIRATLMAQL is encoded by the coding sequence TTGAATATTCTGATTTTCGGACCCAACGGCAGCGGCAAGGGAACCCAGGGCTCCCTGGTGAAGAAGAAGTACGATCTGGACCACATCGAGTCCGGTGCGATTTTCCGCAAGCACATCGGCGGCGGCACGGAACTGGGTATGAAGGCCAAGGCTTTCATCGATCGTGGAGAACTCGTTCCTGACGACATCACCATTCCCATGGTTCTCGACGTACTGAAGAGTGCAAGCCCCAACGGCTGGCTGCTGGACGGGTTCCCCCGCTCCATCGTGCAGGCCCAGAAATTGTGGGAAGCCCTGCAGGCCGACGGCGTGAAGCTGGACTTCGTCATTGAAATCCTCCTGCCCCGCGAAGTGGCCAAGAACCGCATCATGGGTCGCCGCCTCTGCAAGAACGACAACAACCACCCCAACAACATATTCATCGACGCCATCAAGCCCAACGGCGACAAATGCCGCGTCTGCGGCGGCGAGCTCACCGCCCGCGCCGACGACCAGGACGAAGATGCCATCGACAAGCGCCACAACATCTACTACGATACCAAAACCGGTACCTTGGCGGCTTCCTACTATTACAAGAACCTGTCCAAGGAGTTCGGCTTCAAGTACATTGAACTTGACGGCGAAGGCCCCATCGACGACATTCGCGCCACCCTCATGGCTCAGCTGTAA
- a CDS encoding menaquinone biosynthetic enzyme MqnA/MqnD family protein: MTLQIGRIDYLNIWHVFHLLAKICPEGPDFHYVPGHPSKLNRDLLTGELDISPSSSFEYLLHAENYELLPGASICAREEVQSVLFLSPASPEELPAWLDRNPGPVCLTGASATSTALLKVLWSQKWGLPEPHWETVEPGSGLSTGRPFLEIGNLALRHFVEPPVGYHIFDLATEWSNWTGLPFVFAVWIVRRALPAPTRALLAVLQEHIGGITANLDSHFETLSRLPELPDWLTSPDLLRYWRAMSYGLGPEEQASLALFGEHCTSRGLLPGMPGLRWFTS, encoded by the coding sequence ATGACACTTCAAATCGGCAGAATCGACTATCTCAACATCTGGCACGTTTTCCACCTCCTGGCCAAAATCTGTCCCGAAGGTCCGGATTTTCACTATGTGCCCGGCCACCCCAGCAAGCTGAACCGCGATCTGCTCACCGGCGAACTGGACATATCGCCCTCGTCCTCTTTCGAATACCTCCTGCACGCCGAAAACTACGAACTGCTGCCCGGCGCATCCATCTGTGCCCGTGAAGAAGTCCAGAGCGTCCTCTTTCTCTCCCCGGCCTCCCCAGAGGAACTGCCCGCGTGGCTTGACCGCAATCCAGGGCCGGTCTGCCTGACTGGAGCATCGGCCACGTCCACGGCCCTCTTGAAGGTCCTGTGGAGCCAAAAATGGGGTCTGCCCGAACCGCACTGGGAGACCGTCGAACCCGGAAGCGGCCTGTCCACCGGACGCCCCTTCCTTGAAATCGGCAACCTCGCCCTACGCCATTTCGTCGAACCGCCAGTGGGCTATCACATTTTCGACCTGGCCACCGAGTGGTCAAACTGGACCGGGCTGCCCTTTGTTTTTGCGGTCTGGATCGTGCGCCGCGCCCTGCCCGCTCCCACCCGCGCGCTCCTGGCCGTCCTGCAGGAACATATCGGGGGCATAACCGCCAATCTGGACAGCCATTTCGAAACCCTTTCCCGCCTGCCCGAGCTCCCGGACTGGCTGACCAGCCCGGACCTGCTGCGCTATTGGCGGGCCATGAGTTACGGGCTTGGGCCCGAAGAGCAGGCATCCCTGGCCCTTTTTGGGGAACATTGCACAAGCCGGGGCCTCTTGCCCGGCATGCCGGGACTGCGCTGGTTCACGAGCTGA
- a CDS encoding ABC transporter substrate-binding protein, with translation MRVIFFLSLFLALTAGCSEAPHEESVLRQDYASLENLARGTEVRWHMWGGSAQINQWVDTYVAGEMKRLHDINVVRVPMDAPVFVNKLLTEKAASKNTGTMDLLWINGENFKNSMQAGVLFGPFTDRLPNFTAWYDPQKSAHDFGFPVNGFEAPYGQAQFVFEYDTQRTPVPPATLAELADWIRANPGRFTYPQPPDFTGSAFLRQIFYATTGGHEQYMVGFNPDLYAKNAPLTFAWLGELKPYLWQEGRTYPKNAAALDTLFARGEIDMAMSYHPAHAQMKILEKTYPDTAKTFVLAEGAIFNTHFTAIPFNAPNKAGAMVLANFLMSPEAQLSKFKPENWGDLPALEIGKLDEAQRQAFEAVDLGAATLGADALSAAAVPEIASEYLELLERDWDTIILGH, from the coding sequence ATGCGCGTAATATTTTTTCTCTCCCTCTTTCTGGCCCTGACCGCCGGGTGTTCCGAGGCTCCGCACGAGGAGTCCGTGCTCCGGCAGGACTACGCGAGTCTGGAAAACCTCGCGCGTGGCACGGAGGTGCGCTGGCACATGTGGGGCGGCAGCGCCCAGATCAACCAGTGGGTCGATACCTATGTGGCCGGCGAAATGAAGCGCCTGCATGACATAAACGTGGTGCGCGTGCCCATGGACGCGCCGGTCTTCGTCAACAAGCTCCTGACCGAAAAGGCGGCGAGCAAGAACACGGGAACCATGGACCTCTTGTGGATCAACGGCGAGAACTTCAAGAACTCCATGCAGGCCGGGGTGCTTTTCGGGCCTTTCACGGACAGGCTGCCCAATTTTACGGCCTGGTACGACCCGCAGAAATCGGCCCATGATTTCGGTTTCCCCGTGAACGGATTTGAAGCGCCCTATGGCCAGGCCCAGTTCGTGTTCGAGTACGACACGCAGCGCACCCCCGTTCCGCCGGCCACGCTGGCCGAACTTGCGGACTGGATCAGGGCCAATCCGGGACGTTTTACCTACCCGCAGCCCCCGGACTTCACGGGCTCGGCCTTTCTGCGCCAGATATTCTACGCCACCACCGGCGGCCACGAACAATATATGGTCGGCTTCAACCCCGACCTCTACGCCAAGAACGCCCCCCTCACCTTTGCCTGGCTCGGTGAGCTGAAGCCCTATCTGTGGCAGGAAGGCCGGACCTATCCCAAAAACGCGGCCGCCCTGGACACCCTGTTCGCACGCGGCGAGATCGACATGGCCATGTCCTATCACCCGGCCCACGCCCAGATGAAAATCCTGGAAAAGACCTATCCGGACACGGCGAAGACCTTTGTCCTGGCCGAGGGGGCCATCTTCAACACCCATTTCACGGCCATTCCCTTCAACGCACCGAACAAGGCCGGAGCCATGGTCCTGGCCAATTTCCTGATGAGCCCCGAAGCGCAGCTCTCCAAGTTCAAGCCCGAAAACTGGGGCGACCTGCCCGCCCTGGAGATCGGGAAGCTGGACGAGGCGCAGCGCCAGGCCTTCGAGGCGGTGGACCTGGGCGCGGCCACTCTTGGCGCGGATGCGCTATCAGCGGCCGCCGTGCCGGAGATCGCTTCCGAATATCTGGAGCTTCTGGAGCGGGACTGGGACACGATCATCCTCGGGCACTAG
- a CDS encoding ABC transporter permease → MKRGIIHGLLPLLLPYCALFCAGLALTLAQSLGLFLPLGSGEVSIEHYQTLIQDQGIRQSLGLSLSVAFFSATGSVLGGTVLALALWRMPPSLRRVGVVSKVGLILPHVAVAFLVLLLLSRTGLVASVLFQTGIISSPEEFPSILHTGSGLGMILAFLLKGVPFALLLIGAVLFGFDIRLIQTARMLGAGPLRTFRSVTLPRLLPAMHSAFIILFLYAFGSFDIPFVLGESHPGMLSIRVFDIFFQRDLSQRPQAMAILTLMFVFAALFAMLYNRFAAYLDGWRRKL, encoded by the coding sequence ATGAAACGCGGGATCATCCACGGTCTTCTCCCCCTGCTGCTGCCCTACTGCGCCCTCTTCTGCGCAGGTCTGGCCCTGACCCTGGCCCAGAGCCTGGGCCTTTTCCTGCCGCTGGGATCAGGGGAGGTCAGCATTGAACACTACCAGACCCTGATCCAGGATCAGGGCATACGGCAGTCTCTTGGCCTGTCTTTATCCGTGGCTTTTTTTTCGGCGACGGGCTCGGTCCTGGGCGGCACCGTCCTGGCACTGGCCCTGTGGCGCATGCCGCCCAGCCTGCGCAGGGTGGGCGTGGTTTCGAAAGTCGGGCTCATCCTGCCCCACGTGGCGGTGGCCTTCCTGGTCCTGCTGCTGCTCAGCCGGACCGGCCTTGTGGCCTCGGTTCTCTTCCAGACAGGGATCATCTCCTCGCCGGAGGAATTTCCCAGCATCCTGCACACCGGCAGCGGCCTGGGCATGATCCTGGCCTTTCTGCTCAAGGGCGTGCCCTTCGCCCTGCTCCTGATCGGTGCCGTGCTCTTCGGCTTCGACATCCGGCTGATCCAGACCGCGCGCATGCTCGGGGCCGGCCCCTTACGCACCTTCCGGTCCGTGACCCTGCCGCGCCTCTTGCCGGCCATGCACAGCGCCTTCATCATCCTTTTCCTGTACGCCTTCGGCTCCTTCGACATCCCCTTCGTGCTCGGGGAGTCGCACCCCGGTATGCTCTCCATCCGCGTCTTCGACATCTTCTTCCAGCGCGACCTGAGCCAGCGCCCCCAAGCCATGGCCATCCTGACGCTCATGTTCGTCTTCGCCGCCCTCTTCGCCATGCTCTACAACCGCTTCGCCGCCTACCTCGACGGCTGGAGGCGCAAACTGTGA